In Oscillospiraceae bacterium, the sequence ATGCGGCAGACCCGGGAGAACGTCGCCTGTGCCAAGGCCGCGCGGGTCGGTATGCTGACGCCGGAGGACGCGGCGCTGATGGAACGCGTCCAGGCCGCGTTCAAGGCAGTAGAGAGCATTCCCTGCACGCAGTGTTCGTACTGCATGCCCTGCCCCAGCGGCGTCGATATCCCAAAGAATTTCGAGGCGTACAACATTGGGTTGATGTTTGAAGACAGGGCCCTCGCGCGGGCGGAGTACGAGCGGCTCCCCGTGTTCGGCGGGCCCTCGGCCCAGGCCGCCTTCTGCGTCGGCTGCGCCGCCTGCGAGCCCAAATGCCCGCAGGGCATCGACATCAGCCGGTGGATGCCGGTGGTGCGTGAGACGCTGGGGGCATAGAGAGATAGCAATACCACAAATATGCTGAACATTCTCACAATGACGCAAAAAAATGCGGCTTCAATTCTTGACAAATCTCTGCGGGAATGGTAAACTATATAGGCCGCTTCGTAGGGGTTAGATAAGTGGGAATTTCTAAGCATTCTCCACCCCGAGAGCGAGACTGAGAACAAGCGAGGGAAATGCATGCACGCCATCATTGAAACCGGCGGCAAGCAGTATCGGGTGCAGGAGGGCGACGTCCTCTTCCTTGAGAAGCTGCCCGCCGAGGAGGGCGCGGACGTGGTCTTCGATCGCGTATTGGCCGTCTTCACGGACGACGACGTAAAGCTCGGGGCGCCCCTGCTGTCTGGCGCCAAAGTGAGCGGCACCGTGCTGAAGCACGGGAAGGACAAGAAGATTCTTGTCTTCAAGATGAAGGCCAAGAAGACATACCGCCGCCGGCAGGGCCATCGTCAGCCCTACACGAAGGTGGAGATCGGCAAGATCGAGGCCTGAGGGTCCGTCGAAAAGACGTTGCGTCAGATTTGACAAATCTATGTTCCGCCAGACCCTGATAGCGCGCAACAAGCGAAATCAATCGCCGGCCAGCGGCGGGCGAGACTTTTGACACGTAAACCATCATATAAGTGGAGGCTACACCATGGCTCATAAAAAGGGGATGGGCTCCTCGCGCAACGGCCGCGAGTCGGAGTCCAAGCGACTGGGCGCAAAACGCGCCGACGGCCAGTTTGTGTTGGCCGGCAATATTTTGGTGCGGCAGCGCGGCACAAAGATCCATCCCGGCACCAATGTGGGCCGCGGCCGTGACGACACGCTCTTCGCTCTGGCGTCCGGCCGTGTCCGTTTTGAGCGGCTGGGCCGCGACCGCAAGCAGGTTTCCGTCTACGCGCCGGCCGAGTGAGACCGGGCGCGGCAGGGCCCGGGGCGGGTCTGTTTTTGCCGTACATGTTGCGAACGGGGCCGGGCTTTGCCCGGCCCGTTTTTCGCGGCGCAGCGGCGCGGACAAGCGTGTCTCTGGGCGCGCCGGCGACGGTTCAGGGGTCGGCGGTGCGTCTATGATGTTGACACCGGAACCGGTGACGAGAGGCGCCCGGTGATGAGAGGCGCCCAAGTGGGAGTTTCAATGCATGTTTATTGATACGGCCAAGATCATTTTGCGGGCGGGGCGCGGCGGAAACGGCGCCGTTTCCTTTCATCGGGAGAAGTACGTGGCGGCCGGCGGCCCGGACGGAGGCGACGGCGGCCGGGGCGGGCACATCTATCTGGTGACGGATCCCGGCCTGTCCACGCTGATGGATTTCCGTTACCGCCGCCGTTACGAGGCCGCCGGCGGCCAAAACGGCGGGACCAAGGGCTGCAGCGGGCGCGGCGGCGCCGATCTGACGATCCGCGTGCCGCCCGGTACGTTGCTGCGCGACGCGGCCACCGGGGCCGTCATTCACGACATGTCCGCCGCCGAAGGCCGCTACCTCGCGGCCCGAGGCGGGCGGGGCGGCTGGGGCAACCGGCACTTTGCCACCGCGACGCGGCAGTGTCCGCGCTTTGCCAAGTCGGGCCTGCCCGGCGAGGAGCGGGACGTCATGCTGGAGCTCAAATTGCTGGCGGACGTGGGGCTTGTGGGGCTGCCAAACGCCGGGAAGTCCACGCTGCTCTCCGTCGTATCCGCCGCGCGGCCCAAGATAGCGGGCTACCCCTTTACCACATTGACCCCGAATCTGGGGGTGGTGCGCGTGGGGGAGGGCAGCGCTTTTGTCATGGCCGATATCCCCGGCCTGATCGAGGGCGCGGCCGGCGGCGCGGGGCTTGGACACGAATTTTTGCGGCATGTGGACCGCTGCCGGCTGCTGGTCCATGTGGTGGACGTGTCCGGCCTGGAGGGCCGCGACCCGGCGGAGGATTTTGACACGATCTGCGCGGAGCTGCGCGCCTACAGCCCGTCGCTGGCCGAGCGGCCTCAGATTGTGGCCGCCAGCAAATGTGACCTTCTGCCAGACGGCGGCGGGCCGCTTCAGGCGTTCACGGAGCGCTTGGCCGCCCGGGACATTCCGCTGTTTCCGATCTCCGGCGCCACCCGGTCCGGCGTGGACGCGCTGACGGCAGCCGTGGCCGCCCGGCTGCAGGCCCTGCCGCCGGTGACGGTGTACGAGGACGAATATGTCCCGCCGCCGCCCGATTTGGGCAGCCCGGACGAGATGACCATCCGGCGCGAGGATCGCACCTGGCTTGTGGAGGGCGTTTGGCTCGCGCGGCTGCTGGGCAATGTGAATCTCTCGGATTATGAGTCCCGCATGTATTTCGACCGGATGCTGCGCGGTGCGGGGCTCTTTGCCCGTCTGGAGGCGCAGGGCATCGTCGAGGGCGACGTCGTCAGCATCTACGACTGCGAATTTGAATACGTGAAGTGAGAGACTGTTCAAGAGTCACGTGCGAATGCTTGCTTGTAACAGTCCTTAAAATCCAAAAACAAGCCGACTTGCGGGCCCGAAAGGAGTGAGCGACTGTGTCAGGGCATTCAAAATGGAAAAACATCGCGCACAAAAAAGAGAAGACCGACGCCCAGCGCGCCAAGATCTTTACAAAGCTCTCGCGCGAGATCATTGTTGCCGTGCGGGAGGGCGGGCCGGATCCGGCCTCGAACGCCCGGCTGAAGGACGTCATTGCCAAGGCGCGGGCCGGCAACGTGCCGTCGGACAACATCCGGCGCGTCATCGAGCGGGTCGCCGGCGGCGGCGCGGGGGAAACTTACGAGTCGATCCGTTACGAGGGTTACGGGCCGGCGGGGGTGGCGGTCATTGTCGAGACGATGACGGACAACCGCAACCGCACTGCCTCCGAGATGCGCCACTACTTCGACAAAAACGGCGGCAACCTGGGGCCTTCGGGCTGTGTGGCCTGGTCCTTTGATCCCAAGGGCGTCATCGTCATAGAGCGGACGGACCGCGACGAGGACGACGTCATGATGACAGCACTGGAGGCGGGGGCGGCGGACTTCGCCGACGAGGACGAAGTGTTTGAAATCTACACGGTGCCGGAGGACTTCGGGGCTGTGTGCGAGACCCTGGAGAAAAAGGGTTACGCCTTCTTGTCGGCGCAGGTGGAGCTCGTGCCGCAGACCTATGTGACGCTGACGGACGAGGAGCAGATCAAAGGCATGCAAAGACTGCTGGACATGCTGGAGGACAACGACGACGTACAAAATGTTTGGCACAACTGGGAGGAGTGACCGTCCGCGCGGCGGCGCCCGGCGCCGGCGGCCCGGCGCGGTGCTGTGGCTCCTCGCGTGCCTGTCGCTGACCGGCTGCGTCCCGGCGGATCCGGCCCCGGCCGTCCCCGTCATACAGGCGACAGTCCCCCCCGCCGGCGGCCCGGATACGACCCTGCCGCCGGCTTTGCCGTCCCCGGCCGTTTTGCCGGGTTCTCCGTCTGTCCCGGCGGCCCCGGCGTCCGAACCGCCGAAGGCATCCGATGCGCCGGATGCCTTCGAAACGGACTCCGCCCCGGCGCCGCTGCCGGACGGATTTGTCTATGTGAGCGACGTGGCCCCGGGGGTTGCGGAGTCGCTGCGCTACGCGACAAAGGACAACTTCACGGGCGCCGTGGTGGACGGCTACGGCGCCGGGATGCGCGCCGTACTGACCCGGCCGGCCGCCGAGGCGCTGGCGCGTGTACAGGCGTCGCTCGCGGCCGAGGGGCTGGGGCTCAAGATCTTTGACGCCTACCGCCCTCGGCGGGCGGTGGATTGTTTTCAGGCCTGGGCGGCCGGGCCTGACGACCCGGTACGCAAGGCCGTTCACTATCCGGACATAGAGAAGACCGCCTTGGTGGCGTCCGGCTACATTGCGCGCCGCTCCGGCCATTCGCGGGGCGCTACGGTGGATCTGACGCTGTGCGACGCGGCGACCGGGGCGGAGCTCGACATGGGCGGGCCGTTTGACTTTTTTGGCCTGCTCTCCCACCACGGGGCGTCTGGACTGACCGACGACCAACAGGCCCGCCGCCGGCGTCTGAAAGACGCCATGGCGGCGGAGGGTTTCGCCGCTTATGAAAAAGAGTGGTGGCACTACACCCTCCAAAACGAACCCTTCCCAGACACCTATTTCGACTTCGTGACCGTTCCCGGACAGTGACGACAGCCAAAACCGCCGAGGCAGTTCTACCAAGTCTACGCGCGAAAACTCTCTTGTGTGATTGGTAACAAGAGTCGCCCGCATGGATTTAACGTGAGTGGCAATCAGCATTACCGAAATGTTAGAGATTGAGTACGATGAATCCGACGATCGCCAATGACAGGAGGCTCGGACGTGGAAAATCAAAACCTTGAATGGAAAGAGACTTGGCGCGATGAATATATGAAAACACTCTGCGCTTTTGCCAACGCTTCCGGCGGGACTTTGGAAGTTGGACGCGATGACGACGGGGTGGTCATTGGTGTCAAAGATACGGCAAAACTCTTGGAGGATTTGCCGAACAAGATCAAGAACGCGATGGCGATTATACCCAATATCGCCGCCTGCGAAACGGATGGCAGGGAATATATCGCAATAACCGTAAGAGCATACCCGTTTCCCATCAGCTATCACGGCGTTTATTACATCCGTTCAGGTAGCACGTCACAAGAGCTCACAGGCAATGCGCTTGACGAGTTTATGCTCCGCAAACAGGGTAAGACATGGGACGGCGTTCCCGTGCCGTATGTGAAGTTCGATGACTTCGAAAGCGACGCTTTTAAAGCATTCAGACGTAAAGCCGTAGCAAGTGGCCGTTTGACGACTCAGGATTTGGAGATAACCGACGAGATGCTTTTGAAAAGTCTGCGTCTTGTCGATGGCGACTACTTAAAGCGTGCGGCGTTGCTCATTTTCCACCAAGACCCTGAGAATTGGGTGCCGGGAGCGTATGTTAAAGTAGGTCTTTTCAAGAATGCCGCCGACATTCTCTATCAGGATGAAATCCACGGCTCACTTATTACAATGGCGGATAAGGTCGAGGATTTGGTCTATACGAAGTATTTCAAAGGTCTGATCAGTTATGAAGGACTTCAACGGATAGAAACGTTTCCTGTACCGAGACGGGCTTT encodes:
- the rplU gene encoding 50S ribosomal protein L21, producing MHAIIETGGKQYRVQEGDVLFLEKLPAEEGADVVFDRVLAVFTDDDVKLGAPLLSGAKVSGTVLKHGKDKKILVFKMKAKKTYRRRQGHRQPYTKVEIGKIEA
- the rpmA gene encoding 50S ribosomal protein L27; the encoded protein is MAHKKGMGSSRNGRESESKRLGAKRADGQFVLAGNILVRQRGTKIHPGTNVGRGRDDTLFALASGRVRFERLGRDRKQVSVYAPAE
- the obgE gene encoding GTPase ObgE, whose product is MFIDTAKIILRAGRGGNGAVSFHREKYVAAGGPDGGDGGRGGHIYLVTDPGLSTLMDFRYRRRYEAAGGQNGGTKGCSGRGGADLTIRVPPGTLLRDAATGAVIHDMSAAEGRYLAARGGRGGWGNRHFATATRQCPRFAKSGLPGEERDVMLELKLLADVGLVGLPNAGKSTLLSVVSAARPKIAGYPFTTLTPNLGVVRVGEGSAFVMADIPGLIEGAAGGAGLGHEFLRHVDRCRLLVHVVDVSGLEGRDPAEDFDTICAELRAYSPSLAERPQIVAASKCDLLPDGGGPLQAFTERLAARDIPLFPISGATRSGVDALTAAVAARLQALPPVTVYEDEYVPPPPDLGSPDEMTIRREDRTWLVEGVWLARLLGNVNLSDYESRMYFDRMLRGAGLFARLEAQGIVEGDVVSIYDCEFEYVK
- a CDS encoding YebC/PmpR family DNA-binding transcriptional regulator, with amino-acid sequence MSGHSKWKNIAHKKEKTDAQRAKIFTKLSREIIVAVREGGPDPASNARLKDVIAKARAGNVPSDNIRRVIERVAGGGAGETYESIRYEGYGPAGVAVIVETMTDNRNRTASEMRHYFDKNGGNLGPSGCVAWSFDPKGVIVIERTDRDEDDVMMTALEAGAADFADEDEVFEIYTVPEDFGAVCETLEKKGYAFLSAQVELVPQTYVTLTDEEQIKGMQRLLDMLEDNDDVQNVWHNWEE
- a CDS encoding putative DNA binding domain-containing protein, translating into MENQNLEWKETWRDEYMKTLCAFANASGGTLEVGRDDDGVVIGVKDTAKLLEDLPNKIKNAMAIIPNIAACETDGREYIAITVRAYPFPISYHGVYYIRSGSTSQELTGNALDEFMLRKQGKTWDGVPVPYVKFDDFESDAFKAFRRKAVASGRLTTQDLEITDEMLLKSLRLVDGDYLKRAALLIFHQDPENWVPGAYVKVGLFKNAADILYQDEIHGSLITMADKVEDLVYTKYFKGLISYEGLQRIETFPVPRRAFREAILNAIQHRDYSTGNPIHIHIYPDKVLIYNDGRLPENWTVEKLFATHTSMPHNPLIAGAFFRSGQIEAWGRGIEKITDSCKSWGKPEPFYEVRSNYVMIGFNTNVGIVENIVENIVENVGVNSVQTKILELMQAEPRITAKAIASEVGIAPRNVQVHIQTLKTLGLIERVGAPKGGHWVIKLPK